DNA sequence from the Anthonomus grandis grandis chromosome 9, icAntGran1.3, whole genome shotgun sequence genome:
CCACATACAATGGGTTCAGGCACCTTTTCCTGCAGATTTTCTTTTCACAATGAATTTTGCACGCATTGGATCAGTTTCACAATAACGTTGTTTGAGCAAAAGAAAATCTACATGAGGTGCTTGAAGATCGTTTTCAACATCAGTTCTCGTTAAACGTTTAGGTGGGTATTATAAATGACTTCCTAATAGTACCGGTATTTCTGCCAGGAAGACTTATCGGCGAGAAATACCACAACTTTTTACAACAAGCGCTACCTCAGTCTCTGGAGGATTTACCATTGGCTACAAGAAAtgtaatgtggtttatgcacgatggtgcaccAGCATATTTCAGCATTTTGACTCGACAGTTTTTAACAGTAACATATGAGGCACATAGAATAATAATGGTCTAACTCCGAATACGTTAAATTCGGAGAACTGATACAATtgttaaaattagaataaaaaattcagCAAAATATTTCAACATAACTTAAATGTTTATTCATTAATAATACAGTGTAACATAAGTGGGCTTAATGACaaattcagattttttacaaaaaaatgccttaaaactatgaggtaaacaaaaaaatatggacTTAGACCACTATAAATCtaaatgattttgtttaaatttatctaaTCATATATCAGTTCATCGTCAGAAGATCTGTCTTCGAGGTTTTCTTGACCAGATGCTCGGGTGGGTAATGGAGTGggcaagtttttataaaattgatgaTGTACTGGTGGTATATATGGCAGCAAGTCCATCATATCTTTCTTCTTTGCAGCTGTTACAGTCCTTCTTGTTGGATAGAGTGGTTCTTGTATTATGTTCAAACTGCTAATGGGCCTAccaacatttttcttttttgaaagatCGACAATATAAAATTGATGTTGCATTTCAGTCACCACAAACTTGGGTTCTTTtcgtttggaatttttaataatattaatccaCTCATCTGGATGGTAGATTACACTATGACGTCTGCTTTCACCTTCGATTGTACCGAATTGGCCATCATTTGGAAGAAAAGAGTGCCCAGACACCAACAATTTAAGATATGATGTTGATATCAAACTCTGAGTCTTGTACTAGTTTCAACAAAGATAAACTCATCTTTATATTCCGATTTTGATCTGTACATGAGTCTGAATAAGCAATGGTATGTTTATGATTCATAGCATAGTGCCTTAAATACTTTACTATACAAGTTGCAATGTCTTGCGATCCGCGCCCACCCTCTGTTTCGTTCCATACATACATATAACCAGTATTGTTGTTGAAGAAATGTATTCCTAGATTATATAGATACAGATTTCTTTTATAGTACGCCACAGATGTTGTCAGCCTAGGGAAAGGCAAAGCCTTTTGTAAATCAAATGTTACAATGTATGcgtctgtaatttttttgagtcactCCTTAAACTCTTTCTTGCTGAGTCTGCTTTTCGTAAATGCAACTCCTTTTCaactgaaatattgttttttaagtcATCATTGTTGGCACTTTTCAGTTTTAACTCTAGATCATCACACAGCTTGCAGGTGTCTTGATGAGGAATTTTcaaatgcaaattaaattttgtattaaatacctgacaataatattttaatttttttggttctgTATTCTGGGTTCGACATTCTTCTACATACAGATCATACATCTTTTTTACAGTTAGATTACTGTCCAAGTATTTTCTATTGGGATTTTTAGTTCTAGAATAATGGCTTTGATAAGCCGGAAAAGTTTTTATATGCCTGACAATATCAGAATCATCCAACTTTCTAGAGCTTGTAGTACCTCTTAGCTCTTTGCAATTAGAGGAATCTCGTTTCGAAATGCATCTATGCAGACGGCCGTTACTTATCTTAAatgtatatatcaaaaaaatatttcttgcaaaCTATATGcgttttattattacttttcaaTACGTATTGAAAATGTGTATGCTTTCCTAAGCGAGATCCAATTTTAGGGCGTTTTCTATTTACGGGTGAAGCTTTTACTAAGCCATAAATATAGCCATAAATAAGGCCAcctgaaaatgtttaaaaacctgtaatttttttactattattagtataaaaaattacatacttGTGGATGCACAGCCATCCAGATGGTGTACAACATCGTCAAGTACTTCTTCATTGGAAGTTTCTGCAtctaagataaaaattaaactatctaaaaatgtatttatttaaaaaaatagttcgCAGTTTTGTTAGGTTATGTCggtataataaaatcataataccTAATTAATGCtgcttaaattataaatatagacTTACCAGAAGAATCCACGCTATCACTAGGTGTACCTCTATTCAGACCCAGAATCACTAAAATCACTGAATTCATCCATTATAAAACTCTACTGTAAAcacaaaaaatgttgtaaatattGAATGATTGAGAGTAAAAATGGTCCAACTCCTCAGATGTACCAGTATTATTCTGAATGCATGATTATACCATTTTTACAGTGACctatattgaatttaaatcaGAATAAGAGTAAGATGGCGCCATCTATTGACTGAAAACTGAAACAAGGAGTTAGACCAGCTTTATACTGATAGATCTATGTAGATTGATACCTTCTACGTAAATGGCGCGAATTTTGAAAAGAATGGATTTAGACCATTATTATTCTATGTGCCTCATATGGACATCgctggattggtcgaggtggacCTCACGTATAGCTTGCTCGATCCCCGGACTTAAACACCCTGGATTATTTCCTATGGGGACACctaaagtcattattttatagTACACCAGTGGAGAGAAATCGAATAATTGCTGGATGTAATGCATTCTGTTCGCCCCGTATCTTCGAAAAAAAACATCCATTCAAAAATCACAAAAGGACAAAATATCCTTCCTAAGGAAGGATCTTCTCTATTCCTAAGGAAAACTCCCTTCAATTTTTGCCGCATGTTTAGTTAACACATTGCATATTTGATTTTAACCTTTGCGCCTGTCGCACAACTTTGGACAATACTTATTTCAAGTACttatctatattattatattaccaCCGACAAATTGATTGTTGGATCGCTTCAAAGGTCGAAGGAAAAATTAgcatatattttaatacttataTAGTATACAAgcatttaccataaaaaaaattaattaaaaagtggcAGCTCTACGGCAACGCCATCcacaccaaaaaaaaacaatacaaaatgaATAAACTTACTGTTTTTAGAATGTTAGAGGTagaacaaacaatttttattgtgcAGTGTTTTTTTTGGAAGGAAAATATTCGGTTCATGCCGAGTGagtaaattctataaaaaatgccGTAATTTATATTCACTAAGGATATACAAACCTTCCATATTCTTTCCTTCCGAACCTTCGTATCCAACCATCGGGTCTAAAACACAAACTACTACAGTTCTCAAAATAATAATCATGATCCAGTGCAGTTCCtagtatcttaaaaataatataactctCGGAAACACCTAACATACATATTCAAAAAGACtccatttttcaattttttaaggtttatttcGTGGAGCAATTCTCCAAAGTGGAAGCCCTTTGAGTTCCTTTAGTTTTATGGGAGACGTTAGTCCAAGAGCCTATGCTTTTGATTTGGCTAGTCAAATTGATAATTCGTTCGACTTTGCCAACGATACCAATTTATTAGTCAATTTTCTATGGAATGTCACTGCAAAACAGATTGACGTGGCTTCCACTTTAACTAAAGTAGTAAGTACAGTTATTGAAAATGAGTGATCgtgtttttaaattacttattacttAGACGTCCTACACCTTaccagttatcgaaaaaaattcCGAAGGAGCTTTTTTTACTAGAGAATCTTACGAAGCGATATTGACAGGAGATTTTATAAGAATACCTATAATGGCGGGCACCACTTCTGAGGAAGATATTACTGCATTTTCGAGTAAGAatctaagatttaaaaaaaaacgtaatggTGTTAGTTATTTTGTACTTATGTTAGGTATTGAAGCAGTAAACAACTCTTTTTCAAAGATTAAAAGACATGCCAAATTTACTCCAACCAAAGGGTTTCATTTGAAAGCTGGCGCAACTAGTGATATAGTAGGTGAAGAGATATATCAGTTATATTTTGGCAACGTATCATCAGATGAAATATTAGGACATTATGTTAAGGTAAATAAATGTAAGTTTGTTGGCCTGCTAATTAATGTATAGTGTAGTATCGTAGTGACCACTATTATTCAAAGCCGATGATCAAACATGCAGAGTTAGCATCAAATTATACTGACGTCTATTTCTACCTTTTCTCGTTTGATGGTCCTATGGGTAACTGGAACTTCTCAGTACCTGGtattgtaaatataatatttaaatttataattcttatgattgttgaagaagtagtctattcttgcagtggagttaatagttCAATGGGTAACTGAAAGTATTTAGGTCAtactccactaaatttatttaaaaattatcaatccAACATATTTCGGACATAGAACATGTTCATTATAAGGGTctagtatttttgtatttttaggtGCTGATTTTGTTGCTCATAGTGAAGATATAAAGTATATGTGGAATCATCGTAATTTTGTTTTATCTGCGTATCCCGAGGCAGATAGGCTGACACATGAGAGAGTTCTCACATTGTGGACTAATTTTGCCAAATATTTGTGAGTATAGGCAAATTATAAGATTTTTGCCCACTTTGGCACAatcttaaaagttttaaagacAATATCCTTATATCAAatccttaaaatttttattttaggtttatttcttccaggtttttaagtttttatctcTGTTTTTTTCCTCTTTAATTTAGAAACCCTACACCGGAAAAGGCAGCGGTTTTACAAAATGTTACCTGGCCAAAAGTAAAACCTGGCAATTTTCACTATTTGGATATTGGAAATGATTTGGTTGTAAAGAAAAATCCGAAAAGTCCATATTATGCTGCGTGGACTAGAATATACGAGCAGTATAATGAAAGACCATTTactgtattttaaaaacgagGCTTTAAATCGTAGGGAATAATAATCaggtgattttatttattttgtaataattccttTTTCCCTAACTATGTATATGGCAATTATAATGAAGTTACatgtgtaaaaatattttttattgttctcaGAAAAACTGATTGTCTATGaatatcttcaaaaaaactggttttcatttaaaaaaagatttgagTTTGTAAACCACAGTGCTGGTTCACAGCTTAAACaacattattgataaaaaatatacgccattcatataatgttttttttattaaacatcaaaaattagtTTCTGCCCTTTGAATTATTTTCGTATCTTAGGTTGTTTTTATTACACATTACTGTGGttatagtctatttcaaataggtagatagtaagaaaaccctattAAGTATGCAATATTTATCCATCggataaatactaaaaatgatACGAGAAAGGCGTGTAGGCAGGGtactatattaataaattaaaccaagtattataactttttaaaaaaaatataaataataatacatattatatttttaatcaaaaaaaaatgttttggtcatgatttaaagaaaaatcataattcattttaaaaaaacattataaataatgaatatcaATAATACAtaaatcaattataaaaaatataaacttcaTCATCTGATAAAGGAGCTGCCATCACAccatgaaataataattaaagggTCAACCCCTTAATCTATCAGAATGTACAGATCCTATATTTTCTCCTCCTCTTTAATGACACGCTCCACTGCTTTTCGCCAGTTTTTTGGAGTCACTTAATGGCTTGGTCAAATAGTGTTTTAAGGTAATTCACTTTAAAACTGGTATTCCTTCTTGCAATAAATCCTTTCACTTGCCCCCAAATTAATTCAATATGGTTTAATTCGCAATGATATAATAGTAAGCGCAGCACagacattttatgtttttccgcTACATCTTCCACGGCATATGTTTAGTTCAAACCCAATATTCTTGTCAGTTAGTCAATCCATAATTTCTTGTTTTCTCCAGGATGTAATGGGAGTCTTCTCTATGCAGCTTGAATGGTAGCTAGCGTTGTCCCAGACCATCACCGAATCAGCTGGAAAAATATTATCATGTCTCCAAAATAATTCTCGAAAACGTCAATATTTATATCCCCATGATAATCTGATAATCTAACCCGCACTACTCAAAACTGAGCAAACCTTTTTTTACGAAATCGTCTTCACTTCCGATATGTGTAATTACTAGTCGTTTACCTTTTTCCGATAGCACTTCAATCCCCATGACAGGCCATGTGTGCTTGGTGAACACTGccttctttctttttattttacgatattatatatatatttaacaatatatcCTTCGTCAAGCCAAGTttcattaagataaaaaaaactcttgctccctgcggtactgcttgatcgTTTTTAGGAACTTTCTTCTCCAGCAAACCAGTTCATCCCTTTTCACTAGAACTAGAACTGATTCTCGATTATACTTTTCCCATGCGAAATCTTATTACGCGTCCATTAAATATGTTGTGAAGATATTCCTTGACTTGCTGTGAACTGTGTGCAGGACAGCCATCTATTTGAAACCAAATCTTATTTTCAGGTGTAGGGGAGCGGGGGGGAATTGGAGCCactttttaataagtattaagctagttttaataaaaaatggactttatttgaaaatgtaaCAAACGTAACATAAATTCTTAAGCAAAAATACCTACATGCTAAAATATAACTACCGTCGtaaacaaaaatcacaaatataGCCCTTTGCATCTTCTACGCCTGAACATTCAGAGTGTGCCCAACTGCCGCAATTCGTACAACGGTACCACAgttcattattttt
Encoded proteins:
- the LOC126740642 gene encoding juvenile hormone esterase-like isoform X2, with the translated sequence MKLMCSVVFFCYIYIADAADLLVSLPYGMIQGKELVSPGNITYRAFQGIPYAAAPVGTLRFQPPQQPYQWEGIKNTTKEGNICFSVHEDSDLENEDCLFMNVYTPILSNSSAVKLPVMLWFYGGGFYTGSSLSTHFGPDFFMEKNVIIAIFNYRVGPFGFLATEDGVISGNAGLKDQVMAIKWVNENIASFGGDPDKVTIFGQSAGGASVGYQLLYKQNEGLFRGAILQSGSPLSSFSFMGDVSPRAYAFDLASQIDNSFDFANDTNLLVNFLWNVTAKQIDVASTLTKVTSYTLPVIEKNSEGAFFTRESYEAILTGDFIRIPIMAGTTSEEDITAFSSIEAVNNSFSKIKRHAKFTPTKGFHLKAGATSDIVGEEIYQLYFGNVSSDEILGHYVKVNKCADFVAHSEDIKYMWNHRNFVLSAYPEADRLTHERVLTLWTNFAKYLNPTPEKAAVLQNVTWPKVKPGNFHYLDIGNDLVVKKNPKSPYYAAWTRIYEQYNERPFTVF
- the LOC126740642 gene encoding juvenile hormone esterase-like isoform X1; its protein translation is MKLMCSVVFFCYIYIADAADLLVSLPYGMIQGKELVSPGNITYRAFQGIPYAAAPVGTLRFQPPQQPYQWEGIKNTTKEGNICFSVHEDSDLENEDCLFMNVYTPILSNSSAVKLPVMLWFYGGGFYTGSSLSTHFGPDFFMEKNVIIAIFNYRVGPFGFLATEDGVISGNAGLKDQVMAIKWVNENIASFGGDPDKVTIFGQSAGGASVGYQLLYKQNEGLFRGAILQSGSPLSSFSFMGDVSPRAYAFDLASQIDNSFDFANDTNLLVNFLWNVTAKQIDVASTLTKVTSYTLPVIEKNSEGAFFTRESYEAILTGDFIRIPIMAGTTSEEDITAFSSIEAVNNSFSKIKRHAKFTPTKGFHLKAGATSDIVGEEIYQLYFGNVSSDEILGHYVKYRSDHYYSKPMIKHAELASNYTDVYFYLFSFDGPMGNWNFSVPGADFVAHSEDIKYMWNHRNFVLSAYPEADRLTHERVLTLWTNFAKYLNPTPEKAAVLQNVTWPKVKPGNFHYLDIGNDLVVKKNPKSPYYAAWTRIYEQYNERPFTVF